A DNA window from Hippea jasoniae contains the following coding sequences:
- a CDS encoding CvpA family protein, translating into MGVVDIVFGIFLLVLGLRGVLRGLIKEVFGLAGLFGGIFAAMLFAKNFGRVISSHITISPAIAYAFAFFAIFIVVYIVLLVAGFVISSIAHKIQLGWIDRGFGFLFGLLKGAVLIAVVAFLLESFPFLKGFDVELKHRSVIYSAIEKGVNRLEVARYLHQLKQKSNSKITGGI; encoded by the coding sequence ATGGGTGTGGTTGATATAGTTTTTGGTATTTTTTTGCTTGTGCTTGGATTAAGAGGCGTTTTGAGGGGCTTAATAAAGGAGGTTTTTGGGCTTGCAGGTCTTTTTGGTGGTATATTTGCAGCAATGCTATTTGCTAAAAACTTTGGAAGGGTAATTAGTTCGCATATTACTATTTCACCGGCTATCGCCTATGCATTTGCATTTTTCGCCATTTTTATCGTTGTTTATATTGTTTTGCTTGTTGCGGGATTTGTCATATCCTCTATAGCTCATAAGATTCAACTTGGATGGATAGATAGGGGTTTTGGTTTTTTATTTGGACTCCTGAAGGGTGCAGTTTTGATCGCTGTTGTTGCGTTTCTGCTTGAATCGTTTCCTTTTTTGAAAGGTTTTGATGTGGAGTTAAAGCATCGTTCTGTTATTTACTCAGCCATTGAAAAAGGCGTTAATAGACTTGAAGTTGCAAGGTATCTACATCAGCTAAAACAAAAATCCAATTCTAAAATAACAGGAGGTATATAG
- a CDS encoding ATP-binding protein: MKCIKCKKTAEVELKSHNAAFCRDCFVEFFKNQVIKGIKKFKMFTDKDKLLVAVSGGKDSLTVWHVLNELGYKADGLFIDLGIDGFSEVAKKTTEAFAERLSAKLIVVDLKKEGLAIPDVVKKTRRVACAVCGQIKRYYFNMTALKYGYDVLITGHNLDDEVGRLFSNVLHWKMEYLKDQSPLLPAEDGLAKKAKPLWRLTEFETSVYAFFNDIDYVSISCPLSKNATFRSYKKHLNEIEFDSPGTKIDFYQGFLKNMLPVLSKKNESSIKNRCKICGYPTLADVCGVCRLKGLD, translated from the coding sequence ATGAAATGTATAAAGTGTAAAAAAACAGCCGAGGTTGAACTCAAAAGCCATAATGCGGCCTTCTGCAGGGATTGTTTTGTTGAATTTTTCAAAAATCAGGTTATAAAGGGCATAAAAAAGTTTAAGATGTTTACAGATAAAGACAAACTGCTTGTTGCTGTCTCTGGAGGCAAGGATAGTTTAACCGTATGGCATGTGTTGAATGAGCTTGGATATAAGGCTGATGGTTTATTTATCGATCTGGGTATAGATGGCTTCAGTGAAGTAGCTAAAAAGACAACTGAGGCATTTGCAGAGAGGCTTTCGGCTAAATTAATAGTGGTGGATTTAAAAAAAGAGGGGCTTGCCATACCGGATGTTGTTAAAAAAACAAGACGGGTTGCCTGTGCGGTTTGTGGACAGATAAAGAGGTATTACTTCAATATGACTGCACTGAAATATGGTTATGATGTTTTGATTACCGGACACAACTTGGATGATGAGGTAGGCAGGCTTTTTTCCAATGTTCTTCACTGGAAGATGGAATACTTAAAGGATCAATCTCCCCTTTTGCCTGCTGAAGATGGGCTTGCAAAGAAAGCCAAGCCTTTATGGAGATTGACCGAGTTTGAAACAAGCGTTTATGCTTTTTTTAATGATATCGATTATGTATCTATCAGCTGCCCATTGAGCAAAAACGCTACATTTAGAAGCTACAAAAAACATCTAAATGAGATAGAGTTTGACTCACCTGGCACAAAGATCGACTTTTATCAGGGTTTTCTAAAGAATATGTTACCTGTTTTATCTAAAAAGAATGAGTCATCAATAAAAAACAGATGCAAAATCTGCGGTTATCCCACTTTAGCTGATGTTTGCGGCGTTTGCAGGCTAAAGGGCCTTGATTAG
- a CDS encoding MATE family efflux transporter has protein sequence MILEMVAQNVFNFVDMYFVSRISDSAIGALVSSSITVMVVFSFSVGVSTASGIFISTYWGGKKYTRAFYLYSNGFFFSFLLGVFFSVVFGIFLTNIVDLVGLRGQTAFFAKEYLGIILFGFPVSFLFSFNNSTLRSISLPSFALKIMVLSNILNIIFDPLFIFYFGMGIKGAALSTVLSVFIGIFIQTRMLVGNGFYIKIALKYKIIKKIVQKGVYSTLHLLYRITSMLVLIRIVGMIAQNAISSYSVIIRIYQVLLFIVFGLANTAFVIAGQNYGAKNFDRVKKGVFSVLVVGFVVIGLLDMTLYIFKDNVIGIFVNELDVASLAKRVLFFYFISYPFVALATISARSSMALHDTKRPSLINLVNLWFFMIPLAYFLSRKMGLDGVWIAIAISNFTNFLANFVLFNFNLKRVYYEINS, from the coding sequence ATGATACTTGAAATGGTTGCACAAAATGTTTTCAACTTTGTGGATATGTATTTTGTTTCACGAATCTCGGATAGCGCAATAGGTGCACTTGTTTCATCCAGTATAACCGTAATGGTTGTGTTTTCGTTTTCCGTTGGCGTTTCTACTGCTTCGGGGATTTTTATTTCAACCTACTGGGGTGGAAAAAAATATACCCGTGCTTTTTATCTTTACTCTAATGGGTTTTTCTTTAGCTTCTTGTTAGGTGTTTTTTTTAGTGTTGTTTTTGGAATTTTTCTTACCAATATTGTTGATTTAGTAGGTTTAAGAGGTCAGACAGCCTTTTTTGCCAAAGAGTATCTTGGTATAATTCTGTTTGGTTTTCCTGTGAGTTTTTTGTTTTCATTTAATAATTCTACGCTAAGAAGCATTTCTCTTCCATCTTTTGCGCTGAAGATTATGGTTTTGAGCAATATTTTAAATATTATTTTTGATCCGTTGTTTATTTTCTATTTTGGGATGGGTATAAAGGGTGCAGCTTTATCCACAGTTTTATCGGTGTTTATCGGTATTTTTATTCAAACAAGGATGCTTGTTGGCAATGGGTTTTATATAAAAATTGCCCTTAAGTATAAAATCATAAAAAAGATTGTGCAAAAAGGAGTTTATTCAACACTTCACTTGCTTTATAGAATCACAAGTATGCTTGTTTTGATTAGAATTGTGGGTATGATTGCCCAGAATGCCATATCTTCCTACTCTGTAATTATCAGGATTTATCAGGTTTTATTGTTTATTGTGTTTGGCCTTGCCAATACAGCTTTTGTTATAGCAGGTCAAAACTACGGCGCTAAAAACTTTGATAGGGTTAAAAAGGGTGTTTTTAGCGTATTGGTTGTAGGTTTTGTTGTTATCGGATTGCTTGATATGACTTTATATATTTTTAAAGACAATGTTATAGGTATATTTGTAAATGAACTTGATGTTGCCTCATTAGCCAAAAGGGTTTTGTTTTTTTACTTTATCAGCTATCCTTTTGTGGCTCTTGCCACTATTTCTGCAAGAAGCAGTATGGCTTTGCATGATACAAAAAGACCCAGCCTGATAAATCTTGTTAATCTTTGGTTTTTTATGATACCGCTTGCTTATTTTTTGAGTAGAAAAATGGGCCTTGATGGTGTGTGGATTGCCATTGCTATCTCTAACTTTACAAATTTTTTGGCTAACTTTGTGTTGTTTAATTTTAATCTAAAGAGGGTTTATTATGAAATTAATAGTTAG
- a CDS encoding sulfur carrier protein ThiS has translation MVEVYLRDSNKTIEIESPISVGKLLKKLGYMPFEVLVIKNDKLLTRDVILKDKDRVEIREVYSKG, from the coding sequence ATGGTTGAGGTTTATTTAAGGGATAGCAATAAAACGATAGAGATTGAATCACCAATCAGTGTAGGAAAACTGTTAAAGAAACTTGGCTATATGCCTTTTGAGGTTTTGGTGATTAAGAATGATAAACTTCTTACAAGGGATGTTATTTTAAAAGATAAAGACAGGGTAGAGATTAGAGAGGTGTATTCAAAGGGATGA
- a CDS encoding nucleoside recognition domain-containing protein, which produces MQEAKEHLINGIKNGLDVSIKLIKTIVPFYIAVDLLINTQVANTIGKFLAPFMHLFGLTGKMAVALISGWLVNLYAAIAAVAPLHPTWQQVTILGLMNGIAHNLIVEAAVLHKTGTNPFFTIVFRISVSLIAGFLLYQFLRFVYG; this is translated from the coding sequence ATGCAGGAAGCTAAAGAGCATCTTATAAACGGTATTAAAAACGGTCTTGATGTTTCTATTAAACTGATAAAAACCATTGTGCCGTTTTATATAGCTGTGGATCTATTGATAAATACGCAGGTAGCAAACACAATAGGTAAATTCTTAGCGCCCTTTATGCATCTTTTTGGTCTAACAGGCAAGATGGCCGTAGCTTTAATAAGCGGATGGCTTGTTAATCTTTATGCAGCAATAGCAGCAGTTGCACCGCTTCATCCGACATGGCAGCAGGTAACAATACTTGGTTTAATGAACGGTATTGCCCATAACCTGATAGTGGAAGCTGCAGTATTACACAAAACAGGAACAAATCCCTTTTTCACCATAGTTTTTAGAATATCTGTCTCTCTTATTGCAGGATTTTTACTCTACCAATTTTTGAGGTTTGTTTATGGCTGA
- a CDS encoding M23 family metallopeptidase has protein sequence MRKGRVLFALIIFFGLIYAVYQYTPIFKPNTIEIVVKSPKAYFSANKTVNIAISDKTAPIKSIKVELISMNTTIKLFEKQFNEPLVKQFDVNFKPNKVIPQGKAVFVVSVEDYSKSNFLNGFKKVVQFPVFVDSTPPKVILLSGVSRIKIGGAALAIFYVKDTNLKDVYLGVSRDGVVDRFRAYNAQTIFGNPNVYLSFFTYRLSKLKNYSTNIYATDEAGNLTIVHVPVFYTTPKIRTSRINITDEFIKTKVMAILEHEGIPKKETLLGDFLYVNDIVRKQNYAKVKEICSKSESKILWKGRFSQLFRSAVTATFNDKRFYYYKGKLVDVKYHKGYDLASVRNARVNAANSGRVVFEGYLGVYGNTMIIDHGFGVFSLYGHLQSFLVSVGSYVKKNQYVAITDTTGLAGGDHLHFDVVVDGYYTNPVDWWDYHWIKAHILNVIDEAKTRLSLLNQ, from the coding sequence ATGCGCAAGGGTAGGGTTCTTTTTGCGCTAATAATATTTTTTGGTTTAATCTATGCTGTTTATCAATATACACCTATTTTTAAGCCAAACACCATTGAGATTGTTGTTAAATCACCAAAAGCCTACTTTTCAGCAAATAAGACTGTTAATATAGCAATTTCTGATAAGACTGCTCCAATTAAAAGCATAAAGGTTGAACTTATAAGTATGAACACGACGATAAAACTCTTTGAGAAGCAGTTCAACGAACCACTTGTTAAACAGTTTGATGTAAATTTTAAACCCAACAAGGTTATCCCTCAGGGCAAGGCTGTTTTTGTTGTAAGCGTTGAGGATTATTCAAAAAGCAATTTTTTAAATGGCTTTAAGAAGGTTGTTCAATTTCCCGTATTTGTTGATTCAACCCCTCCCAAGGTTATTCTTTTAAGTGGCGTGTCACGGATTAAGATTGGTGGTGCGGCTCTGGCTATTTTTTATGTCAAAGATACCAATCTGAAGGATGTTTATCTTGGCGTCTCACGCGATGGCGTTGTGGATAGATTCAGGGCATATAATGCGCAAACTATATTTGGAAACCCCAATGTCTATTTAAGTTTTTTCACCTATCGTTTATCGAAATTAAAAAACTATTCAACAAATATCTATGCAACTGATGAGGCGGGTAATTTGACGATTGTTCATGTGCCTGTGTTTTATACTACACCTAAGATTAGAACAAGCAGGATTAATATAACTGATGAGTTTATCAAAACAAAGGTAATGGCGATTTTAGAGCATGAAGGTATTCCTAAAAAAGAGACACTGTTGGGTGATTTCCTGTATGTTAATGATATTGTAAGAAAGCAAAATTATGCAAAGGTTAAAGAGATTTGCTCAAAAAGCGAGTCTAAAATCCTGTGGAAAGGTAGATTTAGTCAGCTGTTTCGCTCCGCAGTTACTGCAACATTCAACGATAAAAGGTTTTATTACTATAAAGGTAAATTGGTTGATGTTAAGTATCATAAGGGGTATGACCTTGCAAGTGTAAGGAATGCCAGAGTAAATGCTGCAAACTCAGGAAGGGTTGTTTTTGAAGGCTATCTTGGAGTCTATGGTAATACGATGATTATAGATCACGGTTTTGGCGTGTTTTCTTTATATGGACATCTGCAGAGTTTTCTTGTGTCTGTGGGCAGTTATGTGAAGAAAAATCAATATGTTGCTATCACAGATACAACCGGTCTTGCAGGTGGAGATCACCTCCATTTTGATGTTGTTGTTGATGGATATTACACAAACCCTGTGGATTGGTGGGATTATCACTGGATAAAGGCACATATTCTCAATGTTATAGATGAGGCAAAAACGCGTCTGTCTTTGCTTAATCAATAA
- a CDS encoding NFACT RNA binding domain-containing protein, whose amino-acid sequence MNHYLFKHSIIKIKNLFLNRKLTSIKSHSRTLFSFAFESIDYYIFVDLSLNNSFIYPFKKRLSRTQQEPPFVVFLKKKLVGLKLIDVIQQNSERIAVFMFEDVRDHIRNRFKLIFEIMDRNTNAIVTDQDNVIIQPYHLIDSRGIFPKKVYQPFNENMPDLLVDDRELLLKKFIHGEDILGFGGKLRRLINGKEEFLKLIDVVRSSFHRGDRTLYLYPKNIVYPFFIKGAIREVGDDFLFDLYIEKPMRREFYNKKNNLKRTLQKRLKSLKKRLIKVEGELKKAENFDQYRIFAENLLAHPNLNTNYKDFVELNDIYTAEKITIPLNPKLSLFDNAQNYYKKYKKAKKAIALIENRKKQTEEEISFLEQLIFDVENAVVDDELEYIKQIAYEHGLILSKPRQKPSKEYKPYEKITIDGFDAYIGRNAKGNDIVTMRLANRDDVWFHVKNIPSAHLVVKNPSRLQTLPESVKMEAARIVACRSKAKDGEKVSVDFTSVKNVKKPKGAKPGMVIYSNFKTLQVKKNGCG is encoded by the coding sequence ATGAATCACTACTTATTCAAGCATTCAATTATTAAGATAAAAAATCTATTTTTAAACAGAAAGTTAACCTCTATTAAATCTCACAGCAGGACGCTGTTTAGTTTTGCATTTGAATCGATTGATTATTACATTTTTGTTGACCTATCCTTGAATAATAGCTTTATCTATCCATTCAAAAAACGACTATCAAGAACCCAGCAGGAGCCGCCATTTGTTGTTTTTCTAAAGAAAAAACTTGTAGGTTTGAAGTTAATCGATGTCATTCAGCAAAACTCAGAAAGGATCGCTGTTTTTATGTTTGAGGATGTAAGGGATCATATAAGAAATAGGTTTAAGCTAATTTTTGAGATAATGGATAGAAATACCAATGCTATAGTTACAGATCAGGATAATGTAATTATACAGCCCTATCATTTAATAGACAGCAGGGGTATATTTCCAAAGAAGGTTTATCAGCCATTTAATGAGAATATGCCCGATTTGCTTGTAGATGATAGAGAGCTTTTGCTAAAGAAGTTTATCCACGGGGAGGATATTTTAGGTTTTGGTGGCAAGCTAAGGCGTCTTATTAACGGCAAAGAGGAGTTTTTAAAGCTTATAGATGTTGTAAGAAGCAGCTTTCACAGAGGGGATAGAACACTTTACCTCTATCCAAAAAATATTGTTTATCCATTTTTTATCAAAGGTGCAATAAGAGAAGTTGGTGATGATTTTTTGTTTGATTTATACATAGAAAAACCTATGCGCAGGGAGTTTTATAATAAAAAAAACAACTTAAAAAGGACACTTCAAAAGAGACTGAAATCCTTAAAAAAAAGGCTCATAAAGGTTGAAGGTGAGCTAAAAAAGGCAGAGAATTTTGATCAATATAGAATTTTTGCAGAAAATCTGCTTGCCCATCCAAATCTAAACACAAACTATAAAGATTTTGTTGAACTAAATGATATATATACAGCTGAAAAGATCACAATTCCGCTTAATCCAAAGTTAAGTTTATTTGATAATGCGCAAAACTACTATAAAAAATATAAAAAAGCCAAGAAGGCTATAGCTTTGATAGAAAATAGAAAGAAACAGACAGAAGAAGAGATATCGTTTTTAGAGCAGCTGATTTTTGATGTGGAAAATGCTGTTGTTGATGATGAGCTTGAGTATATTAAACAGATAGCATACGAGCATGGTTTGATTTTATCAAAGCCCAGACAGAAGCCATCTAAGGAATATAAACCATATGAAAAGATCACAATAGATGGGTTTGATGCCTACATTGGTAGAAATGCCAAGGGAAACGATATAGTTACGATGAGGCTTGCTAACAGGGATGATGTGTGGTTTCATGTAAAAAATATACCTTCTGCCCATCTTGTTGTGAAAAATCCATCAAGGTTGCAAACACTGCCTGAGAGTGTTAAGATGGAGGCTGCAAGAATTGTTGCATGCAGAAGTAAGGCAAAAGATGGTGAGAAGGTAAGTGTGGATTTTACATCTGTTAAAAATGTTAAAAAACCAAAAGGTGCAAAGCCAGGCATGGTGATATATTCAAATTTTAAAACCCTGCAGGTGAAGAAAAATGGGTGTGGTTGA
- the rpsU gene encoding 30S ribosomal protein S21 has protein sequence MPGVIVRENESFEEALKRFKKQCERAGILSEIKKRERYEKPSERRKKKALAARKKLLKRLKMMKKR, from the coding sequence TTGCCGGGCGTTATTGTAAGGGAGAATGAGAGTTTTGAGGAAGCCCTTAAGCGCTTTAAAAAACAGTGTGAAAGGGCGGGAATTCTCTCTGAAATCAAAAAGAGAGAAAGGTATGAAAAGCCCAGCGAACGCAGGAAGAAGAAGGCTTTAGCAGCACGGAAAAAACTTCTGAAACGCCTCAAAATGATGAAAAAGAGGTAG
- a CDS encoding mechanosensitive ion channel family protein, translating to MFTLHNLKTLLNETFLSISIKNLLLALFVLFILLLIRNIGVKILFGVLKKAASKTKTSIDDEIVVIIEPPLKFLLTIISFYIAFLTLKLGYTANILALKILVSFIILTLSWAAYRSENIFSRAMESFFRKKNSEIGLSFVPFFNKFIKTSIVIIGFVLIVQQWGYNIGAIITGLGIGGLAVALAAKDTLANMFGGLTIILDRPFKIGDWVKIGSTEGIVEDIGFRSTRIRTFEKSLISLPNSIIANTAIENFSRRQIRRITYKIGITYSTPRQKLSEAVEKIREMLKNHPEISQNDTLLVYFTEFADSSLNIFIYCFTKTANWGEYLRIREDVNLKIMEILEDLNIEFAFPSMSIYIEKNAGS from the coding sequence ATGTTTACGCTGCACAATCTAAAGACACTGCTTAATGAAACATTCTTAAGTATTTCAATCAAAAACCTATTGCTTGCTCTTTTTGTTTTATTCATCCTGCTTCTTATAAGGAATATTGGCGTAAAAATCCTCTTTGGTGTATTAAAAAAAGCTGCATCGAAAACAAAAACATCAATTGATGATGAAATTGTTGTAATTATAGAACCACCGCTTAAGTTTCTACTTACTATCATTAGTTTTTACATCGCATTTTTGACTTTAAAGTTAGGTTATACAGCCAATATCCTGGCTTTAAAAATCCTTGTATCGTTCATCATATTAACGCTCAGCTGGGCTGCATATCGTTCAGAAAACATATTCTCAAGGGCTATGGAAAGCTTTTTTAGAAAGAAAAACTCTGAAATTGGCTTAAGCTTTGTCCCGTTTTTCAATAAATTTATAAAAACATCCATTGTTATTATAGGGTTTGTTTTGATAGTACAGCAATGGGGATACAACATTGGAGCAATAATAACAGGTCTGGGTATAGGTGGTCTTGCTGTGGCACTGGCAGCAAAAGATACACTTGCCAACATGTTTGGCGGTTTAACAATTATTTTAGACAGGCCGTTCAAAATAGGCGATTGGGTTAAGATTGGCTCCACAGAGGGCATCGTTGAGGATATCGGTTTTAGAAGCACACGCATAAGAACTTTTGAAAAATCCTTAATCTCACTGCCAAATTCAATTATAGCCAACACAGCTATAGAAAACTTCTCCCGCAGACAGATTCGAAGAATTACATACAAAATAGGCATAACATATTCAACACCAAGACAAAAACTATCAGAAGCCGTAGAAAAAATAAGAGAGATGTTAAAAAACCATCCAGAGATCTCTCAAAACGATACACTCCTTGTTTATTTTACAGAGTTTGCAGACAGCTCCTTAAATATCTTTATCTACTGTTTTACAAAAACAGCAAACTGGGGTGAGTATCTAAGAATCAGAGAGGATGTAAACCTAAAAATTATGGAAATCCTTGAAGATTTAAATATAGAATTTGCCTTTCCGTCGATGTCTATCTATATAGAGAAAAATGCAGGAAGCTAA
- the priA gene encoding replication restart helicase PriA, translated as MFFYEVLFNLAINNGFIYHSDIELEVGRRVVVDFKSKEKIGVVWRKAKKPDFETKPIINILDDFAVVDQELYETIDFFSFYYMTKKGLMLKSALPAYLFYSKESCKLNRHDFKVKITPPNFELSRYQKEAIEGIKLGSFNVNLLFGVTGSGKTQVYLALIEKVLGEGKKAVVLVPEIALTPQYIDIFNNRFGDGVVALIHSRLTRKQKFENWLDFVSNKKPVLIGTRSAAFVPLNGVGIIVIDEENDESYKQENQPFYNAKDVLIYRANKHKIPVVLSSATPTCESYFKAKNGKFNLFRLLERVGSKHLPTVEFVKLNGAELFYDYTIKAIAETINSNRAVAVLINRRGFSKYLVCKSCGYIFRCPNCSVSLRYHKEDQKLKCHWCESIYDLPEKCPKCGSIEIAAKGYGTQRVFEYLQNIFKDARLQRFDRDSTSRKGSFEKILTDLRNGKIDILIGTQMLSKGHDISRIGLVVIANYESLFMVEDFRAFERAVSLVIQTAGRSGRLEDGRVIIQTQLDEPPFYEIVKKHDYEAFLNQEIESRKLFRYPPFSRIIRIVARSTDSSKARKLADSIKENLSGLDFLGPAKCPIFKLRNFYRYHIIIKSSNILKDIEYLSKNITLKDGIYFDIDPVSFF; from the coding sequence ATGTTTTTCTATGAAGTGTTGTTCAATTTAGCTATAAATAACGGTTTTATTTACCATTCAGATATTGAACTTGAAGTAGGCAGGCGTGTTGTTGTTGATTTTAAGTCAAAAGAGAAGATAGGGGTGGTATGGAGAAAAGCTAAAAAACCCGATTTTGAGACAAAACCGATTATTAACATACTTGATGATTTTGCCGTAGTTGATCAAGAACTCTATGAAACGATTGACTTTTTTTCATTCTACTATATGACAAAGAAGGGTTTGATGCTTAAATCGGCACTTCCAGCGTATCTATTTTATAGCAAAGAGAGCTGTAAACTTAACAGGCACGATTTTAAAGTAAAGATAACGCCTCCAAATTTTGAGTTGAGTAGATATCAAAAAGAAGCTATCGAGGGTATAAAGCTTGGTAGTTTTAATGTAAATCTGCTCTTTGGTGTGACAGGTAGCGGTAAAACGCAGGTTTATCTTGCTTTGATAGAGAAGGTTTTGGGTGAGGGCAAAAAAGCTGTTGTCCTTGTTCCTGAGATTGCATTGACACCACAATACATTGATATTTTTAATAATAGATTTGGCGATGGTGTTGTTGCTTTGATTCATTCTCGCCTGACGAGAAAACAGAAATTTGAGAACTGGCTGGACTTTGTTTCAAATAAAAAACCTGTTTTGATAGGCACCCGTTCGGCTGCCTTTGTGCCGTTAAACGGTGTGGGTATTATTGTAATTGATGAGGAAAACGATGAGTCGTATAAGCAGGAAAATCAGCCGTTTTACAACGCCAAAGATGTGCTTATATACAGGGCAAATAAACATAAGATTCCTGTTGTTTTAAGCTCTGCAACGCCTACCTGTGAGAGCTATTTTAAAGCTAAAAATGGAAAATTCAATCTCTTCAGGCTTTTAGAAAGGGTTGGTTCAAAACATCTACCTACAGTTGAGTTTGTAAAACTCAATGGTGCAGAGCTTTTTTACGATTATACGATTAAGGCTATTGCTGAAACGATAAACTCAAATAGGGCAGTGGCGGTATTAATCAACAGGCGTGGTTTTTCAAAATACCTCGTATGCAAAAGTTGTGGTTATATATTTCGATGCCCTAACTGTAGCGTTTCCTTGAGGTATCACAAAGAGGATCAAAAACTGAAGTGTCACTGGTGTGAGTCGATCTATGATTTGCCTGAAAAATGCCCAAAGTGCGGGTCGATTGAGATAGCAGCAAAAGGCTATGGCACCCAGAGGGTTTTTGAGTATTTGCAGAATATATTTAAGGATGCAAGACTTCAGCGGTTTGACAGGGATTCAACATCCAGAAAGGGAAGTTTTGAAAAGATCTTGACCGATTTAAGAAATGGTAAAATCGATATACTGATTGGCACGCAGATGCTTTCTAAAGGCCATGATATCTCAAGAATCGGGCTTGTGGTTATTGCAAATTATGAATCTTTATTTATGGTTGAAGATTTCAGGGCGTTTGAAAGGGCTGTATCGCTTGTTATTCAAACTGCTGGAAGAAGCGGAAGATTGGAAGATGGAAGAGTAATTATTCAAACCCAGCTTGATGAGCCACCATTTTATGAAATTGTTAAAAAACACGATTATGAGGCGTTTTTAAATCAGGAAATAGAATCGCGCAAATTGTTTAGATATCCACCTTTTAGCCGTATTATCAGGATAGTAGCAAGGTCTACAGACAGCTCAAAAGCAAGAAAGCTTGCAGACTCTATAAAGGAAAATTTGAGCGGCCTGGATTTTTTGGGACCTGCAAAATGTCCTATTTTTAAACTGAGAAATTTTTATCGCTACCATATTATCATAAAAAGTAGCAATATTTTAAAGGATATTGAATATTTGAGTAAAAATATAACATTGAAAGATGGAATCTATTTTGACATTGACCCTGTTAGCTTTTTTTAG
- a CDS encoding amidohydrolase family protein, with protein sequence MKLIVSDYLFDKEKLYDDRAVVMHKNNVVDVATFRTLKKCYPEARIEEYYGGVLFPGFINAHTHIELSNMKGKTKEGEDFVAWLKSIMKNKAATASGGQIKKAIFKLKKSGVGAVGDISNTLKTAFYLKKYMPESVLFWENYSLLENKAKQKIEKIKKSLFLLDMEKPKLRLSLHAVYSTHPCLAEFICNHYKAPLSIHFLESKYEEMFLKRQGGLFGFLKEAGFIENTKIYSDIWDFLKTTKCLKPKTIFVHCVLCKKRDLEKIKLLDGSVCLCLRSNEFISKQLPDVYAILESGINVAIGTDSLASNKNLNFLEELSFIYERFPLVDPEVIFKWAIDGGAEALQLYWGFVKGAKAYPVFIPSTVYHPLRSILEKEEGRAPLLVNA encoded by the coding sequence ATGAAATTAATAGTTAGCGATTATTTGTTTGATAAAGAAAAGCTGTATGACGATAGAGCCGTAGTTATGCATAAAAATAATGTTGTTGATGTGGCAACATTTAGAACGCTAAAGAAATGTTATCCAGAGGCAAGAATAGAGGAGTATTATGGAGGTGTTCTGTTTCCGGGATTTATCAATGCCCACACGCATATTGAGTTAAGCAATATGAAGGGTAAAACTAAAGAAGGAGAAGATTTTGTTGCCTGGCTAAAATCGATAATGAAAAACAAAGCCGCAACCGCTTCAGGGGGTCAAATTAAAAAAGCTATTTTTAAGCTTAAAAAAAGCGGCGTGGGTGCTGTTGGTGATATATCGAACACACTTAAAACTGCATTTTATCTTAAAAAATATATGCCAGAAAGCGTACTGTTCTGGGAAAACTACTCTTTGCTTGAAAATAAAGCAAAGCAGAAAATAGAAAAAATAAAAAAAAGCCTATTTCTTTTAGACATGGAAAAACCAAAGCTACGTTTGAGTCTGCATGCGGTTTATTCAACCCACCCATGCCTTGCAGAATTTATATGCAATCACTACAAAGCACCTTTGAGTATCCATTTTCTTGAAAGCAAATACGAGGAGATGTTTTTAAAAAGGCAGGGCGGATTATTTGGTTTTTTAAAAGAGGCAGGGTTTATAGAAAATACAAAGATTTATTCTGATATCTGGGATTTTCTGAAAACCACTAAATGCTTAAAACCCAAAACGATCTTTGTTCATTGTGTTTTGTGTAAAAAAAGGGATTTAGAAAAGATAAAACTGCTTGATGGCAGTGTATGTTTATGTTTACGAAGCAATGAGTTTATATCAAAACAATTGCCTGATGTTTATGCTATTTTAGAAAGTGGCATAAATGTAGCGATTGGCACAGACAGCCTTGCAAGCAATAAAAATTTGAATTTCTTAGAAGAGCTTTCATTTATATACGAAAGATTCCCTTTAGTTGATCCAGAGGTTATATTTAAATGGGCAATTGATGGAGGCGCAGAGGCTTTGCAACTTTACTGGGGATTTGTTAAAGGAGCTAAAGCATATCCGGTTTTTATACCCTCAACGGTTTATCACCCTTTGAGGTCAATTTTGGAAAAAGAGGAGGGGAGAGCTCCCCTTTTGGTTAACGCTTAA